In Chaetodon trifascialis isolate fChaTrf1 chromosome 4, fChaTrf1.hap1, whole genome shotgun sequence, one DNA window encodes the following:
- the LOC139330706 gene encoding AP-1 complex subunit sigma-2 isoform X1 — protein sequence MQFMLLFSRQGKLRLQKWYVPLSDKEKKKITRELVQTVLARKPKMCSFLEWRDLKIVYKRYASLYFCCAIEDQDNELITLEIIHRYVELLDKYFGSVCELDIIFNFEKAYFILDEFLLGGEAQETSKKNVLKAIEQADLLQENIDFQMRLFAGTVCDPCRSVRSVALDVL from the exons ATGCAGTTCATGCTCCTGTTCAGTCGACAAGGCAAGCTCAGGCTTCAGAAGTGGTACGTGCCTTTGTCCgataaggagaagaagaagatcaccAGGGAGCTGGTGCAGACGGTCCTGGCTCGAAAGCCCAAAATGTGCAGCTTTCTGGAGTGGAGAGACCTGAAGATTGTGTACAAGAG ATACGCCAGCCTGTACTTCTGCTGCGCCATCGAGGACCAAGACAACGAGCTCATCACGCTGGAGATCATCCACAGATatgtggagctgctggacaAATACTTTGGCAGC GTCTGTGAGCTGGACATTATTTTCAACTTTGAGAAGGCTTACTTCATTCTGGATGAATTCCTGCTGGGGGGGGAAGCTCAGGAGACGTCCAAGAAGAATGTGCTGAAGGCCATTGAGCAGGCTGACCTGCTGCAGGAG AATATAGACTTTCAGATGCGCCTGTTTGCAGGTACAGTTTGTGACCCTTGCCGTAGTGTTAGATCAGTAGCCTTAGATGTACTGTAG
- the LOC139330706 gene encoding AP-1 complex subunit sigma-2 isoform X6 produces MQFMLLFSRQGKLRLQKWYVPLSDKEKKKITRELVQTVLARKPKMCSFLEWRDLKIVYKRYASLYFCCAIEDQDNELITLEIIHRYVELLDKYFGSVCELDIIFNFEKAYFILDEFLLGGEAQETSKKNVLKAIEQADLLQEDAETPRSVLEEIGLT; encoded by the exons ATGCAGTTCATGCTCCTGTTCAGTCGACAAGGCAAGCTCAGGCTTCAGAAGTGGTACGTGCCTTTGTCCgataaggagaagaagaagatcaccAGGGAGCTGGTGCAGACGGTCCTGGCTCGAAAGCCCAAAATGTGCAGCTTTCTGGAGTGGAGAGACCTGAAGATTGTGTACAAGAG ATACGCCAGCCTGTACTTCTGCTGCGCCATCGAGGACCAAGACAACGAGCTCATCACGCTGGAGATCATCCACAGATatgtggagctgctggacaAATACTTTGGCAGC GTCTGTGAGCTGGACATTATTTTCAACTTTGAGAAGGCTTACTTCATTCTGGATGAATTCCTGCTGGGGGGGGAAGCTCAGGAGACGTCCAAGAAGAATGTGCTGAAGGCCATTGAGCAGGCTGACCTGCTGCAGGAG
- the LOC139330706 gene encoding AP-1 complex subunit sigma-2 isoform X4, with translation MQFMLLFSRQGKLRLQKWYVPLSDKEKKKITRELVQTVLARKPKMCSFLEWRDLKIVYKRYASLYFCCAIEDQDNELITLEIIHRYVELLDKYFGSVCELDIIFNFEKAYFILDEFLLGGEAQETSKKNVLKAIEQADLLQENIDFQMRLFAGTV, from the exons ATGCAGTTCATGCTCCTGTTCAGTCGACAAGGCAAGCTCAGGCTTCAGAAGTGGTACGTGCCTTTGTCCgataaggagaagaagaagatcaccAGGGAGCTGGTGCAGACGGTCCTGGCTCGAAAGCCCAAAATGTGCAGCTTTCTGGAGTGGAGAGACCTGAAGATTGTGTACAAGAG ATACGCCAGCCTGTACTTCTGCTGCGCCATCGAGGACCAAGACAACGAGCTCATCACGCTGGAGATCATCCACAGATatgtggagctgctggacaAATACTTTGGCAGC GTCTGTGAGCTGGACATTATTTTCAACTTTGAGAAGGCTTACTTCATTCTGGATGAATTCCTGCTGGGGGGGGAAGCTCAGGAGACGTCCAAGAAGAATGTGCTGAAGGCCATTGAGCAGGCTGACCTGCTGCAGGAG AATATAGACTTTCAGATGCGCCTGTTTGCAGGTACAGTTT
- the LOC139330706 gene encoding AP-1 complex subunit sigma-2 isoform X5, with the protein MQFMLLFSRQGKLRLQKWYVPLSDKEKKKITRELVQTVLARKPKMCSFLEWRDLKIVYKRYASLYFCCAIEDQDNELITLEIIHRYVELLDKYFGSVCELDIIFNFEKAYFILDEFLLGGEAQETSKKNVLKAIEQADLLQEPRHEYFNVPVY; encoded by the exons ATGCAGTTCATGCTCCTGTTCAGTCGACAAGGCAAGCTCAGGCTTCAGAAGTGGTACGTGCCTTTGTCCgataaggagaagaagaagatcaccAGGGAGCTGGTGCAGACGGTCCTGGCTCGAAAGCCCAAAATGTGCAGCTTTCTGGAGTGGAGAGACCTGAAGATTGTGTACAAGAG ATACGCCAGCCTGTACTTCTGCTGCGCCATCGAGGACCAAGACAACGAGCTCATCACGCTGGAGATCATCCACAGATatgtggagctgctggacaAATACTTTGGCAGC GTCTGTGAGCTGGACATTATTTTCAACTTTGAGAAGGCTTACTTCATTCTGGATGAATTCCTGCTGGGGGGGGAAGCTCAGGAGACGTCCAAGAAGAATGTGCTGAAGGCCATTGAGCAGGCTGACCTGCTGCAGGAG
- the LOC139330706 gene encoding AP-1 complex subunit sigma-2 isoform X2, producing the protein MQFMLLFSRQGKLRLQKWYVPLSDKEKKKITRELVQTVLARKPKMCSFLEWRDLKIVYKRYASLYFCCAIEDQDNELITLEIIHRYVELLDKYFGSVCELDIIFNFEKAYFILDEFLLGGEAQETSKKNVLKAIEQADLLQENIDFQMRLFAGVMVPNMVSESSGLFQN; encoded by the exons ATGCAGTTCATGCTCCTGTTCAGTCGACAAGGCAAGCTCAGGCTTCAGAAGTGGTACGTGCCTTTGTCCgataaggagaagaagaagatcaccAGGGAGCTGGTGCAGACGGTCCTGGCTCGAAAGCCCAAAATGTGCAGCTTTCTGGAGTGGAGAGACCTGAAGATTGTGTACAAGAG ATACGCCAGCCTGTACTTCTGCTGCGCCATCGAGGACCAAGACAACGAGCTCATCACGCTGGAGATCATCCACAGATatgtggagctgctggacaAATACTTTGGCAGC GTCTGTGAGCTGGACATTATTTTCAACTTTGAGAAGGCTTACTTCATTCTGGATGAATTCCTGCTGGGGGGGGAAGCTCAGGAGACGTCCAAGAAGAATGTGCTGAAGGCCATTGAGCAGGCTGACCTGCTGCAGGAG AATATAGACTTTCAGATGCGCCTGTTTGCAG
- the LOC139330706 gene encoding AP-1 complex subunit sigma-2 isoform X3: MQFMLLFSRQGKLRLQKWYVPLSDKEKKKITRELVQTVLARKPKMCSFLEWRDLKIVYKRYASLYFCCAIEDQDNELITLEIIHRYVELLDKYFGSVCELDIIFNFEKAYFILDEFLLGGEAQETSKKNVLKAIEQADLLQEVRHLIKMQRRLAACWRKLD, translated from the exons ATGCAGTTCATGCTCCTGTTCAGTCGACAAGGCAAGCTCAGGCTTCAGAAGTGGTACGTGCCTTTGTCCgataaggagaagaagaagatcaccAGGGAGCTGGTGCAGACGGTCCTGGCTCGAAAGCCCAAAATGTGCAGCTTTCTGGAGTGGAGAGACCTGAAGATTGTGTACAAGAG ATACGCCAGCCTGTACTTCTGCTGCGCCATCGAGGACCAAGACAACGAGCTCATCACGCTGGAGATCATCCACAGATatgtggagctgctggacaAATACTTTGGCAGC GTCTGTGAGCTGGACATTATTTTCAACTTTGAGAAGGCTTACTTCATTCTGGATGAATTCCTGCTGGGGGGGGAAGCTCAGGAGACGTCCAAGAAGAATGTGCTGAAGGCCATTGAGCAGGCTGACCTGCTGCAGGAGGTAAGGCATCTCATCAA